Genomic window (Candidatus Diapherotrites archaeon):
GCACGGCAAAAGAGACAATAAAACAAATGTAAGCAATGACAACCCAGTTATCACAGGCAAGATTGCTTTGGCGCACTTGAACGAGTTCCCAGATTATTACACGAGGCTATACAAAATGGAGAAAGAAGCTGAGAAATTCCACAGCAAGAAAAATAGAAAATCAAAATAGCAATTTCAATTTAATTCCGTTCTCTCTTGCCAGTCCAATTATTTCCTTTCGCGTTTCGTTCCAGTATGATTCAGAAACCAGAATTTTCCTGAAGTCTTCTTCGCTCAGCTTTTTTTGCATGAGCATTTTCACCCAGTAGTACAAGTTAAGCTTGTCCACGAAAGCGTAATCCACTATGCCTTTCAGGTCAGAGAAAACTTTTTTTAGGTCAGTGAAATTTGGTAGGATTGGCCCAATGAAGGCATAGTTCTTGATTCCTGCTTCATGCAATTTCCTTAGTGCCTTAATCCTCTCGCTGTGAGGCGAGGTAAGAGGCTCGAATTTCCTTTGGTTGATTTCATCCAAACCTGTGATTGTAAGGCCTACTTCAATTGAATCAAGCTTCTTGAGCAAGTCAATGTCCCTTAGAACCAACTTGTTTTTTGTGAGGATTGAAAGGGGGAAGTTTTTTTTTGCAAGGAGCTCAAGGATTTTTCTTGTTAGCATGTATTTTGCTTCAATTGCTTGGTAAGGGTCTGTAACAGAGCTTAGCATTATCTCTCCAGGCTTCCTTTTCTTTAATTCCTTTCTGAGCACTTCAATTGCATTTGCTTTGACGTGGACGAATGAGCCCCATTCCATTTCTTCCTCAGAGAATTTTCTCATGAATGTAGCGTAGCAGTAAATGCAACCGTTCATGCATCCCATGTAAGGATTTATTGCGTAATCGCAGCCGGGAATTCCGGATTTATTCAAAAGGCTCTTACACTGGATTTCTTTTACCTGCATTACAGATTCTTTGAAAGGAACTCTTTTAGTTTTTTGTTCTTGCAGGCAGAAAGGATTCCTTCTTTTACAAGAACCTTGTATTTCTTTTTTATCTGCTTTGAGATGAAGCCCTTTTTTCTTTTCCGTTTTTCCATGAATTCTCTTGCGAGAGAGGAAGCGTGAACGTGCTTTCTTGGGATTATAACGTGAATTCTTCCCTTGATTATTTTTTCTCCTGTCCTTGCAGCGTGTTTTTCCAGGAACTTTTTCTTGTGCTTGAGCATTTCTATTGGTGGGCCTGCATGCAGTCTTGTTTTCTTTAACTTCAATTTTTTTAGTTCGATTAGGATGGCCATTGATTTCTGCTGGTCGCTCCATGTGTGCTCGTTCAAAACCTTGAATTCGTGTTTTTTTAGTTCTGCTGCAAGCTGCCCTGCAATCTTTTTTAATTGCCCGAAAACAACGTCTTCATGTATTTTGCTGTAAGGGATTTCAATTAGCATTAATTCTTTTTTTTCCAGTTTTTTCTTTAATTTTTTTGAACTCAAAATTTTGGTTGGCTTCGGGAAAAAGAATTCTGCTGAAGGCTTTTGAATGAATTTCTCGGCATTTTCCTTGAATTTTTGGAACTGTTTTAGTGAAACAGCTGCAGCAGCATTTCTTTCCTTGTCTGTAGGGTCAATTACAATTAAAGGTGTGCCAAATTTTTTTCTTAGCGCAGGAAAATCTTTTTTTGTGTAATAATGCTCCAAGTCTATTACTTCCCCCTTCTTCCATTTCCCTGAGGCTTTGAGGACATTCAGGAAATTCCCTCTATTTAGTACAAGCAATTCTGTCAGGTATCCAGAAAACCCCTGCACTTTCAGTTCTGCTCCGTAGCAGTCAATTGCCTTCAGGAATTTTTTTAAGAGCCTTATTTCGTCTTTCATTTTTTCTGTTAGTCTTTCCTGCAGATAAGAATTATGGAAGGGCGTCCTGTCCACTGCAGAAATTCTTTCAGTTGCTTTTCCCACCTTGTATGCAGGAATCAATTCTATTTCCAGGCCCTTGAATTTTGCTTTAAGGTAAGGGTGCTGGCCGAAATCTATTTCATATTTCAGGCCTTCAACTGTTTTTTTTGCAATCCTCAGGCCTTCACTTTCAAGTTCTTTATGGTGAAGGCTTTTAGGGAACAGGATGAATATGTCAATGTCTTTGTCTTCCTTTAATTGCGTGCCTCGCGCAATAGAGCCTGCCACAATCGCCTCCAAATGTTTTCCTTTCAATTTCATTATTCTCTGAATCATTTTTTTTGAGGCGTAATTCTCTTTTTTTATTTCTTCTTCTGTTGGCCTGATTCTTTTTATTGTTTTTTCCAGCAAGGCCCTAATTCTTGCGTTTTGCATATAAAATCAATTAATTTATGGAAAACATTAAATATTATCTTTTTCAATTAATATAGGTGTTGTTTTAAAATGGAAATCTTAAAGCCAAGAGAGCCCGCTAAACCTGTTGCTCCAGAGAAAACTGACATTGCTGATTCTTACGGAGAAATTGTAATCCATGAAAGATATCCCTGCTTTTATTACCAAGTAAAAAAGGCTTCTCTCACTGAAGATGAATTAAAATTTGCTGACCTCTTAAGAAAGGTAATCATGAGAACCCTCACTGTAGGGGAAATCCTTTCTGCTTACCAGAAGACAATATCAAAAAAATTCCTGCAGGAATTCTCTGACCAGATAATTAAGACAATTGAATTGAACGAAGCAATTCAAAGGATTCCTGACATTGAAACGCTCTCCACACTAAAAATGAATTTGATTGCGCTCATAAAGGAATACCTTCCGTTCATTCCCCACGAGAAATCCTTTGTTGATGAAGTCCTTGATTTCACTATTGGATATGGGCTTCTTGCGCCTTTAATGAGGGACGACTGGCTTGAAGAAATAATGATTAATGGTTACAGCAAGCCTGTCTTTGTATTCCACAAGCGCTTCGGCATGTGCGAAACAAACCTTGAGATAAAGCAGGACGGCGAAGTAAACAAGCTGATTTTAAGGATAGCAAAAACTGTTAACAAGGAAATAAACGATAATTCGCCATTGCTTGACGCAAGGCTCCCTGACGGAAGCAGGGCAAACGCAACATCTTCTTATGCAACGCCTTTCGGCCCAAGCCTCACAATAAGAAAATTCAGCAGGATTCCCTTAAGCGTAATTGACTTGATTGCAAACAATACCATGACCTCTGAAGTAGGAGGCTTTCTCTGGACAATGGTTGAAGGCCTCTCAATTGAACCAATGAATATTCTTGTTACGGGAGGCTCAGGCACAGGAAAGACAACAACCTTAAACGCATTAATCTCTTTTGTGAGTTTTAGCGATAGGGTAATTACAATTGAGGATACACCTGAACTACACTTAGGTGACAGAAAGAACTGGATTCAAATGGAGGCAAAGCCTTCAATCACTAACACAGTTGAAATCACAATGGATGACTTGCTGAAGAACGCCCTGAGAATGAGACCTGACAGGCTTGTAATAGGTGAAGTAAGGGGAAAGGAGGCAATGACCCTATTCACTGCAATGGACACAGGCCACAAGGGAATTATGGGAACATTGCATTCAAACAGTGGCAGAGAAATGGTCACAAGACTGAAAAGCCATCCAATGAGCGTCCCAGAGGTAATGATTCCATTGCTTGACCTTCTTGTAGTGCAGTACAGGATGTACTCAAAAGATAAAGGAATTATAAGAAGGATAGCACAGATTTCAGAGATAAGCAGGATGGAGGACACAATACTATTGGGGGAGATCTACACTTGGAACAGGGAGAAGGACTTGCTTGAAAGAACAGACATTCCTGCCCACGTGACAGAGGTATTAGCAGATGCAACCAACCGCACAAAAAAAGACGTAATAAAAGAAATCAAGATAAGGCAGAAGATACTTGAATGGATGATGGCCTCAAATATAAGAACTAATTCAGAAGTAGAAAAAATAATACAGGAATACTACTACAATCCAACCTCAGTCTTAGAAAAGGTTTCAGTGGACATACAATAATTATTTTTTTAATTCAAATCTTTTTATTACAAAATATTTTGGGCCCTTAGGGCTCAAAACAGACTCCATCAAATCAACTGAAGTAATTGGAATTTTCTGGCACTTCATTCCCTGATTCAATTCCTTCACCAATTCCTCCACTTCACTTCTCTTCATTCCCTTCACCCTTGCAAGAGTAACGTGCGCGCTGAACCTTTCGTCTTCAACCCCAATCAATTCACTTAATTTCCTGTAGATTGCCTCAATCTCTTTTTTTCCTTCCTTTACCCCAAGCCAGATTACTCTCCCATTGAAATGCCCTGCGCCCTCCAGAACAGCATTAAATGCAGACAACTCTTTAATTGCACTCAATTTTTCTTCTAATTCCTTTACTGCCTCTTCATTCAGGTAACCCAAAAAAAGCATTGTGACATGCAGGTTCTCTTCTTCCACTACCTTGCATTTCTTTCCGTCAATCTTACAGCTTATGCTGTCGCAGACCTCTTTTTTTGTTTCTTCAGGCAAATTAATTACAATGAAGACGCGCTTGTTCATATTTTCCACTCTAATTCTTTTTTGAGCAGTAACTCAAATTTTTTTAGCTGCAGGTAATTTTTCTTTAATTTCTGGTTTGCTTTTTTGACAATGAACTCCAAGTAATCTTTTTCAACCAAATCCTTGCCCTTAAATTTCAAAGGAAGGGCCATTGACTGTGTTCCAATCAATTCCATTAAAAATTTTCCTTCGACTGCGACCATTATTCCCAGTCTTTTTATTCCTGCCTTGCGTGCAATTGAGAGAAGGCTGTTTGCGTTATGCAGGGAATTGGCTCCAATGTGCAGGATGAAGGGCTCCTGCTTGAACCAGAGCTCAGGCTCATTCAAAGGCTTTTTCATTGCGCTCAAAACCTCGCTCAATTTCACTTTCCTGTGCCATTTTTTCAGAAAAGACGCTTCCCTCTTGCTTTCTTCTTCATCTGTCTTCAACAAAATAATTCTTCCAGCGCAAGTGCTTGCAGTAAAAAATTCAGGCAAGGAAAAAAGCAACTTGCAGAGTGAAACAACCTGCTTGTCTGCCATTCCTTCTTTCACTGCCTGCAAAAACCTTTTCTTGTGCCTCTCTTTCACCATCTTAAACCTAACTTCAGCAAGGCTTTTTTCCTTCAATTAAATGCACCTTCACTCCAAGTGGATTCTTTTCACCTTAATTTTGTTTTCTTCGATTTCAATTATATTTGCAAGCCCGTATTTTAAGGGTCCAACATTAATGCACTTTGTTTTTTTCAGCATGACTTCTCCGCCTGCCTCATGCACGTGGCCGCACAAATTCAGCAATGGCTGTTCCTCTTCAGTTATTTTCCTGACTGCCTCTGACCCTATATGCATTCCGTTTCTGCTTAAATCAATTTTTGTGTTCTTTGGGGGGGAATGAGTCAAAAGGATTGTTCTGCCTGAATTGCCTGCCTCTTCGAATAATTTTTTTAGGGTTTCATAAATTTCTTTTTCCTGGAACACGATGTCCCCCACGCTTTTCACTGAGCCTCCAAAGCCGATGAAATCATATCCCTTAAATTCTGCTTTTTTGGCGTGCAGGCTCAATTCCTTTTCTTCAAAGAACTCTATTACTTCTCTTGTGTCAAGGTTTCCTGGCACAAAAAATATTTTCTTGCAGATTTTCTCCAATTCCATCAGGCCTTTTTCTGCGTCATCCCTTGAGCCGTAGCTTGTAATATCGCCTGCAATTGCAATCAATTCAACTGAATCCTTTCCTTCTTTTATTTTTTCCCTGAGCTTTTCTATTGCCCCAAAATTTGAATGAATGTCACTCAAAGCCAGCAATTTCATGCAAAACACTTTAAATTTTTAATCTATGATAAATCATTATACAGTGAAAAAGATGTTTAAAACAATAGGGGTTCTAGTTTTTTTTGTGCTGGTTGCTTCAGGGGCTTTCGCCACAATTTCAATGCTCAAGCCTTACGATAAGGCCCTCGAGGACGGCAGCACCCTGAACTTGGGCGAGACAGCAAAGCTTTCCCAGGGCGAAACACTGGAATTAATTTTTTCTGTTGACTCAAAGGAAGGATTCAACTGGAATCAGGCATACGTGGAGGAAAGCACTCTCCCTGCAAATTGGAGCCAGGAGAAATCAATCATTTATGGCGAACAGATAGGCCTTAAAATGAAAATTGCAGGAGACGCATTGGATGGAACTCAAAGGCTGAAAATAATCCTTGCCTCTGACAGCAAGACAGAATCATTTGATTTAATTCTGTTCATAAAAAAAGGCCTCTTGAGCGCAAACATCCAAGGCCTTGACAGGGCCGTAAAAGTAGGAGACACAGTGGCATACAATGTAACAATAGGAAATGACTCAATTGCAGACCACACTGTAATAATTTCCTCAGACCTTCCAAGCTACTGGATGAAAGAAAAAGAGGTTACAGTGAAAGGCAAGGAATTCGTGAAAACAACCTTTACTGTTGTGCCCAAAACCTATGGCGAAAGAAAATTCAACTTCATCCTTAAATCGAAACTGAATGACTCTTCAATAAACTCCTTTGAGGCAATCCTCAGAGTTCAACCAACAATTGAAAGCAAGTTCTTCAATGCCTTGTACGGCTTCCCCTTCTTCAGCCCAACCTTAACACCTTACTACCTCATAAATTCCTTTTTGGCCCTCATAACAAAATCAGTCTGATTCTTTCATGAACTGGAAAAAATATTCTATTAGGATAATTCAGGAAATAGAGAAAAGAAAAATTCATTCAGGAAAGGAATTGAATGAACTAAAGCTGAAGCTTTGTGAGGAGCTCCAACTAAAAGAAATGCCTTCAAATGCCACAATTCTCTCCTATGCAAAAAAGCCTGGCAAAGAATTAATCCAATTGCTTAAGACAAAGCCCATCCGCTCAATAAGCGGCATTGCTTCTGTGGCAATAATGGCTGCGCCCCAGAAATGCCCTGGCGAATGCTCTTACTGCCCTAACAGCTTGATTGAATCAAATATGCCTAAAAGCTATACTGGCTTGGAGCCTGCAACAATGCGCGCAATAGCAAATTCCTTTGACCCAAAAAAACAGATAGAGAACAGGATAGAGCAATTGAATGCAACAGGCCATTCAACACAGAAAATAGAATTAATAATAATGGGGGGAACATTCCTTGCCTCCGCCCAGAATTACCAGAAGAGGTTCATGCAATCCTGCTATAAAGCAGTAACTGGAAGAAGGACTTCCTCAATGCAGGAAGCATTAAAAGAATTGGAGAAAACAAGAAACAGGCTTGTAGGCATTACATTTGAAACAAGGCCTGACTTCTGCAATAAAAAAGAAATAAACAGGATGCTCTTATTTGGCGGGACAAGAGTGGAATTAGGCGTCCAAAACCCTGACAATGAAATATACAGGAAAATAAGCAGGGGCCACACAGTAAAAGAAGTAATCAATGCAACCCAATTGCTCAAGGACTCTGCATTCAAGGTATGCTATCACTTGATGCCAGGCCTTCCCTTCTCTAACCCAAGAAAAGACCTTGCAATGTTCAAGAAAATTTTTTCAAGGAATGAATTCAAGCCAGACATGGCGAAGATTTACCCGTGCCTTGTAATAAAAGGCACGAAATTGTACGAGCAATGGAGGAAAGGATTGTATGAACCTTATTCCACTGAAGAGGCAGCAGAACTCATAGCAAAAGCAAAATCTTTTTTCCCAAAATGGGTGAGGGTAATGAGAGTGCAGAGGGACATTCCTTCAACTGTTGTTGCAGCAGGAGTAAAGCACACAAACCTAAGGCAATTAATAGAAGAAAAAATGAAAGAAAAAGGAATAAAATGCAATTGCATTAGGTGCAGGGAGATAGGCCACGCCCTCCTGAAAAAGCCTGAAATAGAAGAAGAATTAAGTGAACCAAAAATTCTGGTCGAAGAATACAATGCAAACAAAGGAAAAGAATTTTTCATTTCCTTGGAAGACACAAAAAACAATTTATTGTATGGATTCTGCCGCCTCAGAAAGCCTTTCAATCCCTTCAGAAAGGAAATAAACGAGAGAACTGTTTTGGTGAGGGAGCTTCATATTTACTCTGAAAGCCTTCCATTAAAAGTGAAACCTCATAAAAGGGAATTCCAGCACAGGGGCTTCGGAAAAAAGCTCCTAGAGAAAGCAGAGGAAATTGCAGCAGAAGAATTGGGCTGCAAAAAGCTCCTTGTAATTTCAGGCTTGGGGGTAAAAGAGTACTACAAGAAGCTGGGTTTTAAGGATGACGGTTTATATGTTTCAAAGAGCATTGCATAAGTGAAAAAAAATGGATGAATTCATCATTGCATTAATTGTAATTTCTTTTGCCTTGATTGCAGTGCTTGCCTATTTCTTTTACCGCAAGGCACTGCAGTTAGAAAGAGAATTAAATCAGCTTGCTTTCGATAAATCCAGCCAGTCAGTGAAGTATGGGAGAATTTCAGAGCAATGGATTCCTTTATCAGAGAAGTTTCCCTTCGAAAAAGACAAATTCAAGTTTTTAGGCCAGCCAATTGACGGCATAGTCTTCGGCGATGACTCCATAATCTTCTGCGAGTTCAAATCAACAGACACAGCGCAATTAAATGAAGCCCAAAAGAAAGTAAAAGAGCTGGTGAAACAAAAAAAGATTGAATGGTTTGAGATGAAATTGCATCAATAGTTCACCTTGAATCTCAGGAATGCAATCATTCCCCCAAAGCCTTCCAGGATTTTTCCGGCTTCGTGCTGTGAACTCACCACAAGTATTATGCTCTTGGATTGCTCCAGTTTTTCAATCAGTTTCTCGGCTTCCTCTCTTTCCACGAGCAATTTAGTGTCAGAAATAAGGAGTTCTTTTATTGCCCCTGATTCTGCTGCCTTCTCTATTTCTTTTATTCCGTATGCAATGAGCTCTGAGCCCCTCTTTATTTCAATGAGGGCGTTTTCCACAAGCCTTGTTTCCTCTGCCACAAGGGAATCTACAATTATTTTCTCGATTACCCCTGATTTAGCCAATTCATTCAGTCCTGTTATTCCCACAGAATTGGTTGATTCAGTGAAGAAGTTCCCCTTAAAGTTTTTTTCTTTAAGATACTTCTCGAAGTCTTCTTTTGTGAAGCCAGGGCCTGCAATTATCACTTTGTCGAACTTGCTGTCATTTATTTTCTGCAAAAGCTCAGAGAAGTATTTGTTCTCTTTTTCTTTCTCCTGCTTGAACTGCTTTCCGTGCCTTTCAGACCTGATGGAAAATTTTAAGTCAAAGCCGAAGTCTTTCACTAAAGCAAAGTCTGCCTGCTCGTCATCCAGTAACACAACCAATAATTTCGGCTTGTTTGTAGAGCTTACAGCTTTCTTGATTCTCTCTATCTGGTACTGCTTCAATTTCTTTTTTTTGACCTGAATCTTTGTCCCTAACCCTACCTCAATCGCGTGATGTGCTCCAAGCTCAAGGAATTCCTCTGGCTTCATTGAAGTCATTGGCCCTGAAATCCTTAACTGCACTGCATCCTTGTGGAATTCAATTTTTTCCACTTCAACTTCGACCATGACAGGAATTTTTTCTGCTTTAGTGCCTTCCCCTCCCTTTATTTTTCTCGTGCTCCTGCCTTTAATTAAATCGCCCTTCTCTATTATTCTCTCCAGGTGCCATAAGTCATCAAGGCTTTCAGGAACCAATTCAAGAAAAGAATTCCTTTCATCAATCTTTAATGCTTTCATGCTATATTAAAAGAATTTGAATAAAACAATTTAAAACATTGCCAGCAGAAGTTTTTCATGGAATCAAAAAAAAGGATTGCAGTAATAAATTACAATAAATGCCAGCCTGAGGGCTGCGGCAACTTCTTGTGCGTGAGAGTCTGCCCGGTGAACAGGACTGCAAAAGACTGCATTACAATAGAGCAATTAAAGCACAAGCCAGTAATTTCTGAAGAGTTATGCATTGGCTGCCAGATCTGTTCAGTTAAATGTCCTTTCAGTGCAATCACAATCATAAACCTTGCAACAGAATTAAGCAATCCAATCCACCAGTATGACAAGAATGGTTTTCGTCTTTACGGCCTCCCTTACCCGAAAGAAGGCTCTGTGACAGGCCTCATAGGAAAGAACGGCACAGGAAAGACAACAGTAATGAAAATCTTATCCCAGCAGATAATTCCAAATTTAGGAGACTTAAAGGCAAAGCCTTCGACAGAAAAACTGGTTGAATTCTACAAAGGAAAAGAATTAGGTAATTTCTTCAAGAAAGCAAGAGAAGGCAATGCAAAGCTTTCCTTTAAGCCCCAGAACATCGAGGAAATACCAAAAAAAATTAAGGGAAAAGTAATTGATTTGCTCAAAAAAGCAGACGAAAGCAATTCACTGAAAGAAATTGCTGGAGCACTTGAACTAGAACAATTGTTCGACCATGAAATTTCAGAGCTTTCAACAGGAGAACTCCAAAGGCTGGCAATTGCTGCTGCCTCACTCAAAAAAGCAGAATACTATTTCTTTGATGAGCCTTCATCTTTTCTGGATGTAAGGCAGAGGCTTAATGCAGCAAAAGCCATAAATTCAATTGCAGAAAAAGGCAAGAGCGTCATAGTAATAGAGCACGACCTCGCATTATTAGATTACCTAAGCGACTACATTTTCATTTTGTTCGGCAAGCCTGCAGCGTACGGAATTGTAAGTAATGCAAAAAGCACTTTGAACGGCATAAATGAATTCCTGCAAGGCTTCCTGAAGAACGAAAACATAAGGTTCAGGGACAATGAACTTAAATTTGAAGTCAAGGCAGCGCAGTCAAGCGCAAAGAAAGACAAGTTCCTCTCCTATCCAACCATGGAGAAAAGATTTTCTTCCTTCAGCCTTCACGCAGAAGCAGGCGAACTAAAAGAAGGAGAAATAATTGGAATAATAGGCCCAAACGGAATTGGAAAAACAACCTTCATTAAAATGCTTGCAGGAGCCCTTGAGCCTGACAACACAAAAGTGGAATTGAAGATGAAGGTTTCCTATAAAGCCCAGAACCTTGAACCCCAAAAAATAAAAGTGCGGGAATTGTTCATCCAGCCTTCAATCGACTCAGAACTCTTTAAATCAGAAATAGAAAAGAAAATGGAATTAAAAGAATTAATGGAATTAAAATGCAGTGAATTGAGCGGGGGGGAATTACAAAAAGTGGCAATAGCCTTGTGCCTGAGCAGGCAGGCAGACATCTTCCTTCTTGACGAGCCTTCAGCTTTCATTGACGTTGAAGACAGGATTGCGACAGCAGAAGTAATAAGAAGCGTAATAGAAAAAAAGAAGAAGCTGGCAGTAATAGTAGACCACGACCTCTTATTCGTTGACGCAATCTCTGACACACTGATTGTATTCGAAGGCTCTTCCTCCATAAAAGGATTCGCCAGAGCACCGCAAGAAAAACACGATGGAATGAATTCCTTCCTTAAAGCAATGAATGTCACATTCAGGAGAGACCCAACAACAGGAAGGCCTCGCGCAAACAAATTAAATTCAGTTAAAGACAGGGAACAAAAAGAAAAAGGCGAATACTATTACACAAAATAAGAAGGAATCAATTTGAGCTCCATAACAGGAATAATCTCAAAAAAAAGGGAAGATGTGCCCCCCTATTTGATTGATTCTCTCTTCCAGTTAAGGCACAGAGGCAACGATTACTTCTCTATCACAATAAACAATGAGACCTTTACCTCAAACAGGCTCAGAGAAATCAGAGACAACTTCGCAAAAGGAAGCATTGGCCTGGCAACAGGAAAAAACTTTATTGCAGAAGAAGAAAGAGAAGAAGGAGTTCCATTATACTTTGACGGCAGAATATATCACCCAAAATTTAAGGAATTAATTGAAGGAAATAAAAGGGTTGAATTCAAAGCAAAAAAAATTCTGTCTTCAGTGCAAGGAAATTATGTTATTGCACTAAAAGAGAAGAATTGCCTGCACGCCTTCAGGGACTTCATTGGAGCAAAACCTTTATGGTATGGAGAGAACGATTCTTTCACTGCATTCTGCTCTGAGCCAGGGCCATTAAAAAAACTGGATATTTCTTTCCCTCAACCATTGCTTCCAGGTCATGTGCTCTCGGCAACAGCAAAAGGCATAAAAATACAAAAAATCTACGATTTAAGTGACTTCAGGAAAGCAATTCCAAAAAAAACCTCGCTCCAAAAACTCAAAAAAGCATTCCTGAATGCAGTTGAAATTGAAACCCAAGGCCTTAAAAAAACTTCAGTGCTCTTTTCCGCTGGCTTAGACTCAACGCTCACAGCAAAAATTGTAGGTGAAAGAATCCCTGACACAAAACTTATTACAGTAGGGGTACAGGACTCAGAAGACATTGCTTTTTCAGAAGAGATTGCACGAGAATTAGGCTTGCCTTTAAAGAAAAGGATAGTGAGAGAAGAAGAAATAATTGGATGTGCATTAAAGACCTTAAAGGCCTTGAGTTTCTTTGACTTAATGCAGTTGCAGATTGGAATGCCTGAATTCATTGCAGGAGAAGAATTAAAGAAAGAAAATTTAAGGACTGCTTTTGCAGGCCAGGGCTCTGATGAAATATTTGCAGGCTACTCCAATTACAAAACAATACTAAAAGAAAAGGGCTTCAAGGCAGTAGAAGAAGAAATCTGGATTTCATTAAAAGAATTGTGGCAGAGAAACCTTTTCCGCGATGAAATAATTTTCTCCCATCATTCAATTGAATTGTGTCTTCCTCTCCTTGAAAAAAACTTCCTCAGGCAAGCAATGGTTTTGCCTACAAAACAGAAAATTTATTCTTCGAAAGACGACCTAAGAAAAAGGGCCCTGAGAAAAATTGCCTTGCAGCTGGGCGTCCCAAAAAAGGTCTGCGAAAGAAAAAAGAAGGCCATGCAGTACGGCTCAGGCTTGGCCCCAAAAATAAGCAGGCTTTTTTCAGGAAAATAATTAAGTGCAGTCCGCCATTTCAGGCCTTAGCCTTGGCGAATAAGTATTGAAAATTACGTTCTTGTCCGCTTGGTAGTCATAGACAGTTACATTGCAGTCACCTATATTGCCTACGTCCTTGTCTGGATTACGCCAACTCAAATAAACCCTGTATGAATAATTAACATCTTTATAATAATTTGCTCTAACCAAATAGGAGTTATCCAGCACACTGTAATCCAAGCACTGCATTGAACAAGAAATATTCCTGTCATAATAGCTTATCCTGTTCCAATCATCATTGTTAGGAGCAACCCACACATTATAAGTTGTTGAAGTTAACTGGCAGTAGCACGCCCTTTGATTTGTTTCATTGTATGCGGCCAGAAGTTCATCTTCAATAAATGTACTGCTTTTATAGCAGGCGTAATTTACAAGCCTGTAAGGATCGCATTGAGTGTTTGCGTCAAGCAGCAGATTAACTATCCTGTTATCATAGTAGTCTCTTGCGTTCTGCATTTTGTAGGGCTCTTTCATCAGGAAGTCTCTTCCTATTTCCCTGTGCCTGCTTTCCTTTAAGCTTGCAGAATTGAATATTACTACTGCCATTATAACTAAAACCAATGCCCCGAGCATCATTCCATAAAATCCTTTTCTGTTCATTTCATCTTCCACCACAATACTTTTTCTCTATTAATGGATTCTGCCCAAGAGGGGCATTCACGTCTGCATTAAAAAGCGAATAACAGTAAGCGTAAGTTTTTCCTACAAAAAAGGCGTTCGTGTCATATAATCCCACATTTGAGGCATTCCAGTCGAAGTATGCTGCAACCATTGCTCTTCCT
Coding sequences:
- the cca gene encoding CCA tRNA nucleotidyltransferase, giving the protein MQNARIRALLEKTIKRIRPTEEEIKKENYASKKMIQRIMKLKGKHLEAIVAGSIARGTQLKEDKDIDIFILFPKSLHHKELESEGLRIAKKTVEGLKYEIDFGQHPYLKAKFKGLEIELIPAYKVGKATERISAVDRTPFHNSYLQERLTEKMKDEIRLLKKFLKAIDCYGAELKVQGFSGYLTELLVLNRGNFLNVLKASGKWKKGEVIDLEHYYTKKDFPALRKKFGTPLIVIDPTDKERNAAAAVSLKQFQKFKENAEKFIQKPSAEFFFPKPTKILSSKKLKKKLEKKELMLIEIPYSKIHEDVVFGQLKKIAGQLAAELKKHEFKVLNEHTWSDQQKSMAILIELKKLKLKKTRLHAGPPIEMLKHKKKFLEKHAARTGEKIIKGRIHVIIPRKHVHASSLAREFMEKRKRKKGFISKQIKKKYKVLVKEGILSACKNKKLKEFLSKNL
- the thpR gene encoding RNA 2',3'-cyclic phosphodiesterase; the protein is MNKRVFIVINLPEETKKEVCDSISCKIDGKKCKVVEEENLHVTMLFLGYLNEEAVKELEEKLSAIKELSAFNAVLEGAGHFNGRVIWLGVKEGKKEIEAIYRKLSELIGVEDERFSAHVTLARVKGMKRSEVEELVKELNQGMKCQKIPITSVDLMESVLSPKGPKYFVIKRFELKK
- a CDS encoding spore photoproduct lyase family protein, which codes for MQVKEIQCKSLLNKSGIPGCDYAINPYMGCMNGCIYCYATFMRKFSEEEMEWGSFVHVKANAIEVLRKELKKRKPGEIMLSSVTDPYQAIEAKYMLTRKILELLAKKNFPLSILTKNKLVLRDIDLLKKLDSIEVGLTITGLDEINQRKFEPLTSPHSERIKALRKLHEAGIKNYAFIGPILPNFTDLKKVFSDLKGIVDYAFVDKLNLYYWVKMLMQKKLSEEDFRKILVSESYWNETRKEIIGLARENGIKLKLLF
- a CDS encoding DUF5661 family protein — its product is MPKKHFTAKEAKRIGEKLEIKWKEFNVEQFRMGLDVELEHGKRDNKTNVSNDNPVITGKIALAHLNEFPDYYTRLYKMEKEAEKFHSKKNRKSK
- a CDS encoding ATPase, T2SS/T4P/T4SS family; the protein is MEILKPREPAKPVAPEKTDIADSYGEIVIHERYPCFYYQVKKASLTEDELKFADLLRKVIMRTLTVGEILSAYQKTISKKFLQEFSDQIIKTIELNEAIQRIPDIETLSTLKMNLIALIKEYLPFIPHEKSFVDEVLDFTIGYGLLAPLMRDDWLEEIMINGYSKPVFVFHKRFGMCETNLEIKQDGEVNKLILRIAKTVNKEINDNSPLLDARLPDGSRANATSSYATPFGPSLTIRKFSRIPLSVIDLIANNTMTSEVGGFLWTMVEGLSIEPMNILVTGGSGTGKTTTLNALISFVSFSDRVITIEDTPELHLGDRKNWIQMEAKPSITNTVEITMDDLLKNALRMRPDRLVIGEVRGKEAMTLFTAMDTGHKGIMGTLHSNSGREMVTRLKSHPMSVPEVMIPLLDLLVVQYRMYSKDKGIIRRIAQISEISRMEDTILLGEIYTWNREKDLLERTDIPAHVTEVLADATNRTKKDVIKEIKIRQKILEWMMASNIRTNSEVEKIIQEYYYNPTSVLEKVSVDIQ
- a CDS encoding metallophosphoesterase, giving the protein MKLLALSDIHSNFGAIEKLREKIKEGKDSVELIAIAGDITSYGSRDDAEKGLMELEKICKKIFFVPGNLDTREVIEFFEEKELSLHAKKAEFKGYDFIGFGGSVKSVGDIVFQEKEIYETLKKLFEEAGNSGRTILLTHSPPKNTKIDLSRNGMHIGSEAVRKITEEEQPLLNLCGHVHEAGGEVMLKKTKCINVGPLKYGLANIIEIEENKIKVKRIHLE